A genomic region of Coregonus clupeaformis isolate EN_2021a unplaced genomic scaffold, ASM2061545v1 scaf0028, whole genome shotgun sequence contains the following coding sequences:
- the chst7 gene encoding carbohydrate sulfotransferase 7, giving the protein MKRRLQKKYLILILGYSVLLLLIPYMLDYRSKTSHIKHGQQQPRCPDLDMWNNGDKFSNTTETMEEAGVNRSQSKIHVYLHATWRTGSSFLGELFNQHPDVFYLYEPMWHIWQALYPGDAASLQGAVRDMMNALLRCDFSVLKLYAGTQNITTSFIFGWKMNKVICSEPLCEAHKRNEVGLVQEDVCGKCPRKDIKELERECKKYRVVVIKGVRVLDLGVLVPLMRDPALNLQIIQLFRDPRAVHNSRLKSKQALVKESIQVLRSKKQTEKYKRLLVPNNRGNRAENYVSSAMELICDNWLNDMMLIMNAPPWVKRNYIKIRYEDLVLHPMEQLQRLYSFSNLSSFPAMDKFVLNMTHGHGYSSDKPFLISSRDAKEAIFAWRERLNVEQISQVEAYCSEVMRQLGYQKNSDKT; this is encoded by the coding sequence ATGAAAAGGAGGCTACAGAAGAAATACTTAATTTTAATTTTAGGATACTCCGTGTTACTTCTGTTAATCCCGTATATGCTGGACTACAGGAGTAAAACATCGCATATTAAACATGGACAGCAACAGCCGAGGTGCCCCGACCTGGATATGTGGAATAACGGGGACAAGTTCAGCAACACTACCGAGACCATGGAGGAGGCGGGAGTCAACAGGAGCCAGTCTAAAATACACGTTTATTTACATGCTACGTGGAGGACGGGGTCATCGTTCTTGGGGGAGTTATTCAATCAACACCCCGATGTGTTTTACCTGTACGAGCCCATGTGGCATATATGGCAAGCTCTCTATCCAGGAGACGCGGCCAGTCTGCAAGGAGCCGTGCGAGATATGATGAACGCGCTTTTACGATGCGACTTCTCCGTTTTAAAACTGTACGCGGGGACCCAAAATATCACCACGTCTTTTATATTTGGATGGAAAATGAACAAAGTGATTTGCTCGGAACCTCTGTGCGAGGCGCACAAGAGAAACGAAGTGGGATTAGTCCAAGAGGACGTCTGTGGAAAGTGCCCAAGGAAGGATATCAAAGAGTTGGAGAGGGAATGCAAGAAGTACCGCGTCGTGGTAATCAAAGGTGTGCGGGTTCTAGACCTCGGAGTACTCGTCCCGTTAATGAGAGATCCCGCTTTAAATCTCCAGATCATTCAGTTGTTTAGAGATCCGCGTGCAGTGCACAATTCACGACTGAAATCGAAACAGGCTCTGGTCAAGGAGAGCATTCAGGTACTGAGGAGTAAAAAACAGACGGAGAAATACAAGCGTCTACTGGTGCCAAACAACAGGGGGAACCGGGCTGAGAATTATGTCTCTAGCGCCATGGAGCTAATATGTGACAACTGGCTGAACGATATGATGCTCATAATGAACGCGCCCCCCTGGGTGAAGAGGAATTACATAAAGATCCGCTACGAGGACTTGGTTCTACACCCCATGGAGCAACTCCAGAGACTCTACAgcttctccaacctctcctcctttcctgcCATGGATAAGTTTGTGTTGAACATGACGCACGGCCACGGTTACTCCTCAGACAAACCGTTTCTAATATCGTCCAGAGACGCTAAGGAAGCCATCTTCGCATGGAGAGAGCGGTTGAACGTTGAGCAGATCTCCCAAGTGGAAGCCTACTGCAGTGAGGTCATGAGACAACTGGGCTATCAGAAGAACAGTGATAAAACATAG